The Hippocampus zosterae strain Florida chromosome 20, ASM2543408v3, whole genome shotgun sequence genome contains a region encoding:
- the LOC127593215 gene encoding suppressor of tumorigenicity 14 protein homolog isoform X1, which produces MKKRVRFRSGWGAEGVLSHSLIASPEGTGDSAMRREGCQVYCVFGQGRSGSSGVPKEEGVLKEPSQLPSSPTKTEEAPGPPPEFGCRRRWAFGLLPVLSCVAAMALAAVYLTSAPPSSVFFLGCTVEFPNLSFSAELADCSSAPFHLRARSLKPYFSELYKSSPWSSYYLRSGIAAFSEGTEGLNVFYWSQFSAPGHIATAIQHSSPERLQRLLPGSNKVVWDGRREQRYFLKQDDVTLHLLGLDPDDWEEKSDKFKNPTGLQSGKWQFGFQAVSFDLYAKHGVNRTLVLVSPKKLYYQWRLRVPSGHAVHLVVLVLHGGTAAATPSCSAHMMSAYDFLLPLQNKIIARWCGPHATPGSSPAMRLTSSGNVMLLTFSFSRQREGAVFKAYFQAVPKAGCGGSLFSWNGSVSSPYHPYHYPPNIDCRWTLRAPLPGYLITVTIVTLDIQQSSDGCEKDWLDVGGVKFCNRVSDNGRSRVYSSPLSIHFHSDEAVTHRGFYLRHRAFWPQGSCPPHHFSCSDDRCVPLRRVCDGVRDCEDGRDEAKCSSCGPGQVLCANGQCHAQSSQCGVCADSSEESGCRSKCYHTCPNKLCLPKSSVCNGVVDCQDSSDEMNCTRACEHSWERIIIFLPPLDLWVSLSLPADVKACSSSLYKCANGKCVTKLNPECDGFKDCQDGSDELRCGCGVRPRKRPKIVGGTDASPGSWPWQVSLQMERYGHICGATLLATRWLVSAAHCFQDSDSIKYSDPRSWRAYMGTRLMAAGKSALSVASRPVRRIVPHPKYEQLTSDYDIALVELAAPVFFNELVQPVCVPAPSHAFAIGTSCFVTGWGVLTEDACQPLRRNRRELKFVCVLMPGELASRLQEASVRIINRNTCNKFYDDAVTPRMLCAGNLQGGVDACQGDSGGPLVCQERNRRWFLAGIVSWGEGCARQNRPGVYTQVVKFADWIHQQTRGQA; this is translated from the exons ATGAAAAAGAGGGTCAGATTTCGGTCTGGGTGGGGGGCAGAGGGGGTGTTATCGCACTCTCTCATTGCTTCACCGGAAGGAACCGGGGACTCTGCGATGAGGAGGGAAGGCTGCCAGGTGTACTGCGTCTTCGGGCAAGGACGCTCCGGTTCCTCTGGGGTGCCG AAGGAAGAGGGGGTCCTGAAGGAGCCATCCCAGCTTCCAAGCTCACCGACAAAGACTGAAGAGGCGCCAGGTCCGCCACCTGAATTTGGTTGCCGCAGAAGATGGGCATTTGGACTGCTGCCAGTTTTGTCGTGCGTTGCTGCCATGGCTTTAGCCGCCGTCTATCTGACAT CGGCCCCACCCTCCTCCGTGTTCTTCCTTGGATGCACCGTGGAGTTTCCCAACTTGAGCTTCTCCGCAGAACTCGCCGACTGTTCCTCGGCGCCGTTTCACCTGCGGGCGCGCTCTTTAAAGCCTTAT TTCTCCGAACTCTACAAGTCCTCCCCGTGGAGCTCTTACTACCTGCGCTCAGGGATTGCTGCCTTCAG tgaagGCACAGAAGGCCTCAACGTGTTCTACTGGAGTCAATTCTCTGCCCCGGGCCACATCGCCACGGCGATACAGCATTCCAGCCCTGAGAGGCTGCAGCGCTTGCTGCCGGGCAGCAACAAAGTTGTGTGGGATGGACGACGGGAGCAGCGGTACTTCTTGAAGCAGGACGACGTCACGCTACACCTTCTGG GTTTGGATCCCGATGACTGGGAAGAAAAGTCCGATAAATTTAAGAATCCAACCGGCCTCCAGAGCGGAAAGTGGCAGTTTGGCTTCCAAG CGGTGTCCTTCGACCTGTACGCTAAACACGGCGTGAACCGCACCCTGGTTCTGGTGAGTCCCAAGAAACTCTACTACCAGTGGCGCCTCCGTGTGCCGTCGGGTCACGCGGTCCACCTGGTGGTCCTCGTGCTTCACGGCggcaccgccgccgccacgcCGAGCTGCAGTGCTCACATGATGTCCGCCTACGACTTCCTGCTTCCTTTGCAGAATAAGATAATCGCCAG GTGGTGCGGGCCTCACGCGACGCCGGGCTCCTCGCCCGCCATGAGGTTGACGTCCTCGGGGAACGTCATGCTGCTCACCTTCTCCTTCAGCCGCCAGAGGGAGGGAGCCGTCTTCAAAGCGTACTTCCAGGCTGTCCCCAAGGCAG GTTGTGGAGGATCACTGTTCTCTTGGAATGGCTCCGTTTCCTCACCGTATCATCCCTATCACTACCCTCCTAACATAGACTGCAGGTGGACACTCCGG GCACCGTTACCCGGGTACCTGATCACCGTGACGATTGTGACCCTGGACATCCAGCAGTCGTCGGATGGCTGCGAAAAGGACTGGCTGGACGTGGGCGGCGTCAA ATTTTGCAACCGGGTATCGGACAACGGCAGAAGTCGGGTCTACTCCTCTCCCCTCTCCATCCACTTCCACTCAGACGAAGCCGTGACTCACCGGGGTTTCTATCTGCGCCACCGAGCCTTCTGGCCGCAGGGCT CCTGCCCGCCGCATCACTTCAGCTGCAGCGACGACCGCTGCGTCCCTTTGAGGAGAGTGTGCGACGGCGTCAGGGACTGTGAGGACGGGCGCGATGAGGCCAAATGCT CGTCGTGCGGGCCCGGCCAGGTGTTGTGTGCTAATGGCCAGTGTCACGCTCAAAGCAGCCAGTGTGGCGTCTGCGCAGACAGCAGCGAAGAGAGCGGCTGCA GAAGTAAATGTTACCACACGTGTCCCAACAAATTGTGCCTGCCCAAGTCTTCAGTGTGCAACGGCGTTGTGGACTGTCAAGACAGCAGCGATGAGATGAACTGCACCAGAGCATGTGAGCATTCGTGGGAAAGAATCATCATTTTTCTCCCGCCGTTGGATTTGTGGGTGTCTTTGTCCCTTCCCGCAGACGTCAAAGCTTGCTCGTCATCCTTGTACAAATGTGCCAACGGAAAGTGCGTGACAAAGCTCAACCCCGAGTGTGACGGATTCAAAGACTGCCAGGACGGGTCTGATGAGCTGCGGTGTG GTTGCGGCGTCCGGCCCCGAAAGAGGCCCAAGATCGTCGGGGGCACTGACGCGTCTCCGGGCTCGTGGCCGTGGCAGGTGAGCCTCCAGATGGAACGTTACGGCCACATCTGCGGCGCCACTTTGCTCGCTACACGCTGGCTCGTCTCGGCGGCGCACTGCTTCCAGGACTCGGACTCCATCAA ATATTCCGATCCACGCTCATGGCGAGCCTACATGGGGACGCGCTTGATGGCGGCGGGAAAGAGCGCCTTGTCTGTCGCCAGCAGGCCGGTGCGCCGCATCGTCCCGCACCCAAAATACGAGCAGCTCACATCCGACTACGACATCGCCCTGGTGGAGCTCGCCGCCCCCGTCTTCTTCAACGAGCTGGTGCAGCCCGTGTGCGTGCCGGCACCCTCGCACGCCTTCGCCATCGGGACCAGTTGCTTCGTCACAGGCTGGGGCGTCCTCACGGAGGATg CCTGCCAGCCACTGCGAAGAAACCGGCGTGAATTgaaatttgtgtgcgtgttgatGCCAGGGGAGCTGGCGTCTCGCTTGCAGGAGGCCTCTGTGCGAATCATAAACAGGAACACCTGCAACAAATTTTACGATGACGCCGTCACTCCCAGGATGCTTTGCGCGGGGAACCTGCAGGGCGGGGTAGATGCTTGCCAG GGCGACTCCGGGGGTCCGCTCGTGTGTCAGGAGCGCAACCgtcgctggttcctggccggcATTGTGAGCTGGGGCGAGGGCTGCGCCAGGCAGAACCGTCCCGGCGTCTACACGCAAGTGGTCAAATTTGCCGACTGGATCCATCAGCAGACCCGAGGTCAGGCCTGA
- the LOC127593215 gene encoding suppressor of tumorigenicity 14 protein homolog isoform X3: MKKRVRFRSGWGAEGVLSHSLIASPEGTGDSAMRREGCQVYCVFGQGRSGSSGVPKEEGVLKEPSQLPSSPTKTEEAPGPPPEFGCRRRWAFGLLPVLSCVAAMALAAVYLTSAPPSSVFFLGCTVEFPNLSFSAELADCSSAPFHLRARSLKPYFSELYKSSPWSSYYLRSGIAAFSEGTEGLNVFYWSQFSAPGHIATAIQHSSPERLQRLLPGSNKVVWDGRREQRYFLKQDDVTLHLLGLDPDDWEEKSDKFKNPTGLQSGKWQFGFQAVSFDLYAKHGVNRTLVLVSPKKLYYQWRLRVPSGHAVHLVVLVLHGGTAAATPSCSAHMMSAYDFLLPLQNKIIARWCGPHATPGSSPAMRLTSSGNVMLLTFSFSRQREGAVFKAYFQAVPKAGCGGSLFSWNGSVSSPYHPYHYPPNIDCRWTLRAPLPGYLITVTIVTLDIQQSSDGCEKDWLDVGGVKFCNRVSDNGRSRVYSSPLSIHFHSDEAVTHRGFYLRHRAFWPQGSCPPHHFSCSDDRCVPLRRVCDGVRDCEDGRDEAKCSSCGPGQVLCANGQCHAQSSQCGVCADSSEESGCRSKCYHTCPNKLCLPKSSVCNGVVDCQDSSDEMNCTRAYVKACSSSLYKCANGKCVTKLNPECDGFKDCQDGSDELRCGCGVRPRKRPKIVGGTDASPGSWPWQVSLQMERYGHICGATLLATRWLVSAAHCFQDSDSIKYSDPRSWRAYMGTRLMAAGKSALSVASRPVRRIVPHPKYEQLTSDYDIALVELAAPVFFNELVQPVCVPAPSHAFAIGTSCFVTGWGVLTEDACQPLRRNRRELKFVCVLMPGELASRLQEASVRIINRNTCNKFYDDAVTPRMLCAGNLQGGVDACQGDSGGPLVCQERNRRWFLAGIVSWGEGCARQNRPGVYTQVVKFADWIHQQTRGQA; encoded by the exons ATGAAAAAGAGGGTCAGATTTCGGTCTGGGTGGGGGGCAGAGGGGGTGTTATCGCACTCTCTCATTGCTTCACCGGAAGGAACCGGGGACTCTGCGATGAGGAGGGAAGGCTGCCAGGTGTACTGCGTCTTCGGGCAAGGACGCTCCGGTTCCTCTGGGGTGCCG AAGGAAGAGGGGGTCCTGAAGGAGCCATCCCAGCTTCCAAGCTCACCGACAAAGACTGAAGAGGCGCCAGGTCCGCCACCTGAATTTGGTTGCCGCAGAAGATGGGCATTTGGACTGCTGCCAGTTTTGTCGTGCGTTGCTGCCATGGCTTTAGCCGCCGTCTATCTGACAT CGGCCCCACCCTCCTCCGTGTTCTTCCTTGGATGCACCGTGGAGTTTCCCAACTTGAGCTTCTCCGCAGAACTCGCCGACTGTTCCTCGGCGCCGTTTCACCTGCGGGCGCGCTCTTTAAAGCCTTAT TTCTCCGAACTCTACAAGTCCTCCCCGTGGAGCTCTTACTACCTGCGCTCAGGGATTGCTGCCTTCAG tgaagGCACAGAAGGCCTCAACGTGTTCTACTGGAGTCAATTCTCTGCCCCGGGCCACATCGCCACGGCGATACAGCATTCCAGCCCTGAGAGGCTGCAGCGCTTGCTGCCGGGCAGCAACAAAGTTGTGTGGGATGGACGACGGGAGCAGCGGTACTTCTTGAAGCAGGACGACGTCACGCTACACCTTCTGG GTTTGGATCCCGATGACTGGGAAGAAAAGTCCGATAAATTTAAGAATCCAACCGGCCTCCAGAGCGGAAAGTGGCAGTTTGGCTTCCAAG CGGTGTCCTTCGACCTGTACGCTAAACACGGCGTGAACCGCACCCTGGTTCTGGTGAGTCCCAAGAAACTCTACTACCAGTGGCGCCTCCGTGTGCCGTCGGGTCACGCGGTCCACCTGGTGGTCCTCGTGCTTCACGGCggcaccgccgccgccacgcCGAGCTGCAGTGCTCACATGATGTCCGCCTACGACTTCCTGCTTCCTTTGCAGAATAAGATAATCGCCAG GTGGTGCGGGCCTCACGCGACGCCGGGCTCCTCGCCCGCCATGAGGTTGACGTCCTCGGGGAACGTCATGCTGCTCACCTTCTCCTTCAGCCGCCAGAGGGAGGGAGCCGTCTTCAAAGCGTACTTCCAGGCTGTCCCCAAGGCAG GTTGTGGAGGATCACTGTTCTCTTGGAATGGCTCCGTTTCCTCACCGTATCATCCCTATCACTACCCTCCTAACATAGACTGCAGGTGGACACTCCGG GCACCGTTACCCGGGTACCTGATCACCGTGACGATTGTGACCCTGGACATCCAGCAGTCGTCGGATGGCTGCGAAAAGGACTGGCTGGACGTGGGCGGCGTCAA ATTTTGCAACCGGGTATCGGACAACGGCAGAAGTCGGGTCTACTCCTCTCCCCTCTCCATCCACTTCCACTCAGACGAAGCCGTGACTCACCGGGGTTTCTATCTGCGCCACCGAGCCTTCTGGCCGCAGGGCT CCTGCCCGCCGCATCACTTCAGCTGCAGCGACGACCGCTGCGTCCCTTTGAGGAGAGTGTGCGACGGCGTCAGGGACTGTGAGGACGGGCGCGATGAGGCCAAATGCT CGTCGTGCGGGCCCGGCCAGGTGTTGTGTGCTAATGGCCAGTGTCACGCTCAAAGCAGCCAGTGTGGCGTCTGCGCAGACAGCAGCGAAGAGAGCGGCTGCA GAAGTAAATGTTACCACACGTGTCCCAACAAATTGTGCCTGCCCAAGTCTTCAGTGTGCAACGGCGTTGTGGACTGTCAAGACAGCAGCGATGAGATGAACTGCACCAGAGCAT ACGTCAAAGCTTGCTCGTCATCCTTGTACAAATGTGCCAACGGAAAGTGCGTGACAAAGCTCAACCCCGAGTGTGACGGATTCAAAGACTGCCAGGACGGGTCTGATGAGCTGCGGTGTG GTTGCGGCGTCCGGCCCCGAAAGAGGCCCAAGATCGTCGGGGGCACTGACGCGTCTCCGGGCTCGTGGCCGTGGCAGGTGAGCCTCCAGATGGAACGTTACGGCCACATCTGCGGCGCCACTTTGCTCGCTACACGCTGGCTCGTCTCGGCGGCGCACTGCTTCCAGGACTCGGACTCCATCAA ATATTCCGATCCACGCTCATGGCGAGCCTACATGGGGACGCGCTTGATGGCGGCGGGAAAGAGCGCCTTGTCTGTCGCCAGCAGGCCGGTGCGCCGCATCGTCCCGCACCCAAAATACGAGCAGCTCACATCCGACTACGACATCGCCCTGGTGGAGCTCGCCGCCCCCGTCTTCTTCAACGAGCTGGTGCAGCCCGTGTGCGTGCCGGCACCCTCGCACGCCTTCGCCATCGGGACCAGTTGCTTCGTCACAGGCTGGGGCGTCCTCACGGAGGATg CCTGCCAGCCACTGCGAAGAAACCGGCGTGAATTgaaatttgtgtgcgtgttgatGCCAGGGGAGCTGGCGTCTCGCTTGCAGGAGGCCTCTGTGCGAATCATAAACAGGAACACCTGCAACAAATTTTACGATGACGCCGTCACTCCCAGGATGCTTTGCGCGGGGAACCTGCAGGGCGGGGTAGATGCTTGCCAG GGCGACTCCGGGGGTCCGCTCGTGTGTCAGGAGCGCAACCgtcgctggttcctggccggcATTGTGAGCTGGGGCGAGGGCTGCGCCAGGCAGAACCGTCCCGGCGTCTACACGCAAGTGGTCAAATTTGCCGACTGGATCCATCAGCAGACCCGAGGTCAGGCCTGA
- the LOC127593215 gene encoding suppressor of tumorigenicity 14 protein homolog isoform X2, with protein MKKRVRFRSGWGAEGVLSHSLIASPEGTGDSAMRREGCQVYCVFGQGRSGSSGVPKEEGVLKEPSQLPSSPTKTEEAPGPPPEFGCRRRWAFGLLPVLSCVAAMALAAVYLTSAPPSSVFFLGCTVEFPNLSFSAELADCSSAPFHLRARSLKPYFSELYKSSPWSSYYLRSGIAAFSEGTEGLNVFYWSQFSAPGHIATAIQHSSPERLQRLLPGSNKVVWDGRREQRYFLKQDDVTLHLLGLDPDDWEEKSDKFKNPTGLQSGKWQFGFQAVSFDLYAKHGVNRTLVLVSPKKLYYQWRLRVPSGHAVHLVVLVLHGGTAAATPSCSAHMMSAYDFLLPLQNKIIARWCGPHATPGSSPAMRLTSSGNVMLLTFSFSRQREGAVFKAYFQAVPKAGCGGSLFSWNGSVSSPYHPYHYPPNIDCRWTLRAPLPGYLITVTIVTLDIQQSSDGCEKDWLDVGGVKFCNRVSDNGRSRVYSSPLSIHFHSDEAVTHRGFYLRHRAFWPQGSCPPHHFSCSDDRCVPLRRVCDGVRDCEDGRDEAKCSSCGPGQVLCANGQCHAQSSQCGVCADSSEESGCRSKCYHTCPNKLCLPKSSVCNGVVDCQDSSDEMNCTRACEHSWERIIIFLPPLDLWVSLSLPADVKACSSSLYKCANGKCVTKLNPECDGFKDCQDGSDELRCGCGVRPRKRPKIVGGTDASPGSWPWQVSLQMERYGHICGATLLATRWLVSAAHCFQDSDSIKYSDPRSWRAYMGTRLMAAGKSALSVASRPVRRIVPHPKYEQLTSDYDIALVELAAPVFFNELVQPVCVPAPSHAFAIGTSCFVTGWGVLTEDGELASRLQEASVRIINRNTCNKFYDDAVTPRMLCAGNLQGGVDACQGDSGGPLVCQERNRRWFLAGIVSWGEGCARQNRPGVYTQVVKFADWIHQQTRGQA; from the exons ATGAAAAAGAGGGTCAGATTTCGGTCTGGGTGGGGGGCAGAGGGGGTGTTATCGCACTCTCTCATTGCTTCACCGGAAGGAACCGGGGACTCTGCGATGAGGAGGGAAGGCTGCCAGGTGTACTGCGTCTTCGGGCAAGGACGCTCCGGTTCCTCTGGGGTGCCG AAGGAAGAGGGGGTCCTGAAGGAGCCATCCCAGCTTCCAAGCTCACCGACAAAGACTGAAGAGGCGCCAGGTCCGCCACCTGAATTTGGTTGCCGCAGAAGATGGGCATTTGGACTGCTGCCAGTTTTGTCGTGCGTTGCTGCCATGGCTTTAGCCGCCGTCTATCTGACAT CGGCCCCACCCTCCTCCGTGTTCTTCCTTGGATGCACCGTGGAGTTTCCCAACTTGAGCTTCTCCGCAGAACTCGCCGACTGTTCCTCGGCGCCGTTTCACCTGCGGGCGCGCTCTTTAAAGCCTTAT TTCTCCGAACTCTACAAGTCCTCCCCGTGGAGCTCTTACTACCTGCGCTCAGGGATTGCTGCCTTCAG tgaagGCACAGAAGGCCTCAACGTGTTCTACTGGAGTCAATTCTCTGCCCCGGGCCACATCGCCACGGCGATACAGCATTCCAGCCCTGAGAGGCTGCAGCGCTTGCTGCCGGGCAGCAACAAAGTTGTGTGGGATGGACGACGGGAGCAGCGGTACTTCTTGAAGCAGGACGACGTCACGCTACACCTTCTGG GTTTGGATCCCGATGACTGGGAAGAAAAGTCCGATAAATTTAAGAATCCAACCGGCCTCCAGAGCGGAAAGTGGCAGTTTGGCTTCCAAG CGGTGTCCTTCGACCTGTACGCTAAACACGGCGTGAACCGCACCCTGGTTCTGGTGAGTCCCAAGAAACTCTACTACCAGTGGCGCCTCCGTGTGCCGTCGGGTCACGCGGTCCACCTGGTGGTCCTCGTGCTTCACGGCggcaccgccgccgccacgcCGAGCTGCAGTGCTCACATGATGTCCGCCTACGACTTCCTGCTTCCTTTGCAGAATAAGATAATCGCCAG GTGGTGCGGGCCTCACGCGACGCCGGGCTCCTCGCCCGCCATGAGGTTGACGTCCTCGGGGAACGTCATGCTGCTCACCTTCTCCTTCAGCCGCCAGAGGGAGGGAGCCGTCTTCAAAGCGTACTTCCAGGCTGTCCCCAAGGCAG GTTGTGGAGGATCACTGTTCTCTTGGAATGGCTCCGTTTCCTCACCGTATCATCCCTATCACTACCCTCCTAACATAGACTGCAGGTGGACACTCCGG GCACCGTTACCCGGGTACCTGATCACCGTGACGATTGTGACCCTGGACATCCAGCAGTCGTCGGATGGCTGCGAAAAGGACTGGCTGGACGTGGGCGGCGTCAA ATTTTGCAACCGGGTATCGGACAACGGCAGAAGTCGGGTCTACTCCTCTCCCCTCTCCATCCACTTCCACTCAGACGAAGCCGTGACTCACCGGGGTTTCTATCTGCGCCACCGAGCCTTCTGGCCGCAGGGCT CCTGCCCGCCGCATCACTTCAGCTGCAGCGACGACCGCTGCGTCCCTTTGAGGAGAGTGTGCGACGGCGTCAGGGACTGTGAGGACGGGCGCGATGAGGCCAAATGCT CGTCGTGCGGGCCCGGCCAGGTGTTGTGTGCTAATGGCCAGTGTCACGCTCAAAGCAGCCAGTGTGGCGTCTGCGCAGACAGCAGCGAAGAGAGCGGCTGCA GAAGTAAATGTTACCACACGTGTCCCAACAAATTGTGCCTGCCCAAGTCTTCAGTGTGCAACGGCGTTGTGGACTGTCAAGACAGCAGCGATGAGATGAACTGCACCAGAGCATGTGAGCATTCGTGGGAAAGAATCATCATTTTTCTCCCGCCGTTGGATTTGTGGGTGTCTTTGTCCCTTCCCGCAGACGTCAAAGCTTGCTCGTCATCCTTGTACAAATGTGCCAACGGAAAGTGCGTGACAAAGCTCAACCCCGAGTGTGACGGATTCAAAGACTGCCAGGACGGGTCTGATGAGCTGCGGTGTG GTTGCGGCGTCCGGCCCCGAAAGAGGCCCAAGATCGTCGGGGGCACTGACGCGTCTCCGGGCTCGTGGCCGTGGCAGGTGAGCCTCCAGATGGAACGTTACGGCCACATCTGCGGCGCCACTTTGCTCGCTACACGCTGGCTCGTCTCGGCGGCGCACTGCTTCCAGGACTCGGACTCCATCAA ATATTCCGATCCACGCTCATGGCGAGCCTACATGGGGACGCGCTTGATGGCGGCGGGAAAGAGCGCCTTGTCTGTCGCCAGCAGGCCGGTGCGCCGCATCGTCCCGCACCCAAAATACGAGCAGCTCACATCCGACTACGACATCGCCCTGGTGGAGCTCGCCGCCCCCGTCTTCTTCAACGAGCTGGTGCAGCCCGTGTGCGTGCCGGCACCCTCGCACGCCTTCGCCATCGGGACCAGTTGCTTCGTCACAGGCTGGGGCGTCCTCACGGAGGATg GGGAGCTGGCGTCTCGCTTGCAGGAGGCCTCTGTGCGAATCATAAACAGGAACACCTGCAACAAATTTTACGATGACGCCGTCACTCCCAGGATGCTTTGCGCGGGGAACCTGCAGGGCGGGGTAGATGCTTGCCAG GGCGACTCCGGGGGTCCGCTCGTGTGTCAGGAGCGCAACCgtcgctggttcctggccggcATTGTGAGCTGGGGCGAGGGCTGCGCCAGGCAGAACCGTCCCGGCGTCTACACGCAAGTGGTCAAATTTGCCGACTGGATCCATCAGCAGACCCGAGGTCAGGCCTGA